The DNA segment CCCCTGCCTTCACAGATCCTCCTTGGATCACCCTGGCGAATAGTCCCTCTTTTGGCATGATGCATCTGCCTATCTCACGATAGATGGCACAGCCCGTATGACATCTTTTGCCGAGCTGGGTAACCTCCAGGAGGACCTCAAACCCAACAGAAAGACAGGTGCCCACCGGCAGGGAGGTCAGGTCAACCCCCTCTGTCGTAAGATTCTCGGCGAAGTCGCCGGGGCTGACATTAAAACCCTGATTGTGCATCTTGTTAATACTTTCCATCGCCAGCAGGCTTACCTGACGGTGCGTGCAGCAATCGGCATGGGCATCACTCAAAAGGCCGTAGTCCTCTTTTAAAAACCCCTCGGTTACAGGCTCTTTTCTGGTGCCCTTGTCGAAACTTTGACAAACAGCGATTATTCTGCCC comes from the Desulfobacterales bacterium genome and includes:
- a CDS encoding MOSC domain-containing protein, with translation MGRIIAVCQSFDKGTRKEPVTEGFLKEDYGLLSDAHADCCTHRQVSLLAMESINKMHNQGFNVSPGDFAENLTTEGVDLTSLPVGTCLSVGFEVLLEVTQLGKRCHTGCAIYREIGRCIMPKEGLFARVIQGGSVKAGAKIDIKK